Part of the Georgenia sp. TF02-10 genome, ACTGGACGAGGGACGCTCGCAGCTCGCCGCCACCCTTCAGGAACGGTTCGGCGACGCCGCCGCCAGCAGCGTGCAGACCGCAGCCGGTGGAACGGAGCACTGGACCAGGAGCGACTACGACCAGGCGGCCGCCGACGGCCGAGAGCTCTTCGCCCGCCTGTCCCGCACCCGTCGGTCCGGCCTCGACCCCACCTCGCCCCAGGCGCTCGACGTCGTTGTGGAGCACCACGACGCCGTCCGCGCCCTGTGGCCCGTCGATCCCGCGGCCTACCACGCCCTCGCCGACCTGATCGAGACCGACCCCCAGCAGCGCGCCGTCGCCGGGACCGAGGACCCCGACCTTCCCGCGTGGTTGGCGGCAGCCATCCGCGCCTACGCCATCCACCGCCTCGGCTACCGCCACCTCTGAGCCGAGCGGAGCCGGCCGGGACCGTAACGCACGAAGGGCCCGGCAGCCTGCTGGCCACCGAGCCCCGAAGACGCCGGAAGGGCCCGGCGGCCATCTGGCCACCGGGCCCTTCCGGGCGGTGCGAGCGGACCCGCGGGGCCGCTCGCCGCGGTTGCGGCGGGTCGGTCAGGACTCCGGCTGCAGCTGACCGCCGCCGCCGGCCCCACCGGTGGTGGGCGCCGTCGGCAGGTCACGCTGCTCGACCGTGGCCCCGCTCCCGACGGCGACCGGCTCGGGCTTGGCGATCTCCCCGGCCGGGACGCCGGTGAAGGTGAACTGGCCCAGGAGGCCCTCGCCCTCGGCG contains:
- a CDS encoding MerR family transcriptional regulator, which translates into the protein MQYSISQVATMAGVSARTLRHYDEIGLLAPAAVSANGYRWYGRSELRRLQRILLLRDLDVPLPQIDAILAGDDDEAAALRRHLVLVTAERDRLDRIAATITRTLEDLEGQDRLPDEEFFRGLDEGRSQLAATLQERFGDAAASSVQTAAGGTEHWTRSDYDQAAADGRELFARLSRTRRSGLDPTSPQALDVVVEHHDAVRALWPVDPAAYHALADLIETDPQQRAVAGTEDPDLPAWLAAAIRAYAIHRLGYRHL